Genomic window (Candidatus Desulfarcum epimagneticum):
GGATAGTGGGCCATTCCGCACAGGTACACGCCGTCGGCGGCGAACTCCACCGGCTTTAATTTGACATGGGCCTCTTTGAAAAAATCGTCCGGGCTCAGCGCCGCCTTGAACAGCCCCGCCATTTCCCCGATGTCGTCGGGAGGCAAAACGGCGGCTGCCAGGGCCAGGCAGTCGGCGTCTATTTCAAGCCGCTGGCCCAAAACGGGATCGGCGACCGTTATCCGCACCATGTCTTTGCCCCCTTCCGTCACGGCCTCCGCCGTCGGCCTGTCCGCCGGGTCCCATCGGATGAACCGGACATGTTTGTCTGACGCCTCGCGGTAATAGTCCTCCCTCAGACCATAGGTTCTCATATCCCTGAAAAGGATGTGGATGTCCATATCGGGGTTGATTTTTTTGAGTTTGAGCGCGTTTTTAACGGCGTGGGAGCAGCAGATCCGGCTGCAGTAGCCCCGGTCTTCGTTCCGGCATCCCACGCACTGGATCATGACCAGGGTTTCGGCCCGGGTCACCCGCTCTTCTTTTTGGGCGATTTTTTCCTCCAGCTCCAGAAGGGTCATGACCCGGTCGTTTTGCCCATAGAGATATTCGGAGGGCCGGTATTCCCGGGCGCCGATGGCCAGAACAGCCGCGCCGTGCTCGATTTTTTTCACACGGCCTTCGGTTTCCACCGTGGTCACGAAGCTGCCCACATACCCGGAAACGTCCTGGATGACGGCGTCATGGGAGATGTGCACGCGGGGGTTTTCGTAAACCGAGCGGATCAAATCTTTTAAATAGGCCTGGACATCCATTCCCTCCAGGGTGGAGTGAATTCTTCGGGCCGTCCCCCCGAGATTTTTCTCCTTTTCCACCAGGTGGACCTCATGCCCCTGCGCCGCGATGGACAGGGCGCAGGTCATGCCGGCCACGCCGCCTCCCACCACCAGGGCCGTTTTGTTCACCGGCAGGTCGAATTCCATCAACGGCTCCAGGTGACGGGCCCGGGCCGCGGACATGCGGATGATGTCTTTGGCTTTTTCAGTGGCCTCTTCCTTTTCTTTGGAATGCACCCAGGAGCAATGCTCCCGGATATTGGCCATTTCACAGTAATACGGATTGAGCCCCGCCTCCCGGAGGGTGTCCCGGAAAAGCGGCTCCAGGGTCCGGGGGGAGCACGCGGCGATCACCACCCGGTTGAGGCCCTTTTCCTTTGCCATGTCCGTGATTTCCTGGGCGGAATTGGTGGCGCATGAAAAAAGCTGCTCCTGGGCGTGGACCACATGGGGCAGGGCCAGGGTGTATTCGACCGTGGAGGGGACATCCACCACGCTTCCGATATTGGCCCCGCAGTGACACACGAAAACGCCGATTTTGGGCTCCTCAAGGGAGACGTCTTTCTCCGGGGGATACACCCGTTCCCGGGCCAGTTTTCCGCGCCGGTAA
Coding sequences:
- a CDS encoding 4Fe-4S ferredoxin iron-sulfur binding domain-containing protein — translated: MEGEPGNFTVSLTKTPRYIIEDKCTGCATCVEYCPVEYPDPFNQEISAAKAVHVYFSQAIPLVAYVDESCLYLKEKKCGICQNVCQADAIDFRQEPEKTDIHVGAVILSSGMKPFDPGVKNEYHYRKFPNVVASMDYERLLSATGPYGGKILRASDQAHPRKIAWIQCVGSRRSNPKNSEENSYCSGVCCTYSQKQAILTKDHNPDAECVIFHNDIRSHGKDFERYRERAEAAGVRFVRAYPSIDRESPESRNVILRYADPLEGVKEEEFDLVTLSVGLNPPEDREKLSKDFGIELNPHGFCEALPENPMKTGRPGVFVSGAFQGPLDIPESVFTASAAGSQCGELLDYRRGKLARERVYPPEKDVSLEEPKIGVFVCHCGANIGSVVDVPSTVEYTLALPHVVHAQEQLFSCATNSAQEITDMAKEKGLNRVVIAACSPRTLEPLFRDTLREAGLNPYYCEMANIREHCSWVHSKEKEEATEKAKDIIRMSAARARHLEPLMEFDLPVNKTALVVGGGVAGMTCALSIAAQGHEVHLVEKEKNLGGTARRIHSTLEGMDVQAYLKDLIRSVYENPRVHISHDAVIQDVSGYVGSFVTTVETEGRVKKIEHGAAVLAIGAREYRPSEYLYGQNDRVMTLLELEEKIAQKEERVTRAETLVMIQCVGCRNEDRGYCSRICCSHAVKNALKLKKINPDMDIHILFRDMRTYGLREDYYREASDKHVRFIRWDPADRPTAEAVTEGGKDMVRITVADPVLGQRLEIDADCLALAAAVLPPDDIGEMAGLFKAALSPDDFFKEAHVKLKPVEFAADGVYLCGMAHYPKHLSEAVSQAYGAAGRVLTLLSGDTVTASGAVCEVRENDCVSCGACVDVCSYGAIDFADTPKGKKARVNPILCKGDGLCNAKCPTSAIVLKHFTDQELLSQIDAAIEDPAGR